Proteins found in one Armatimonadota bacterium genomic segment:
- a CDS encoding DUF1501 domain-containing protein, which yields MSEFSRRELFQRGGMIAVGMMAPPWLAAVARTDLVKRSLGGKAPSENVLVVCQFSGGNDGLNTIVPYADAEYAKIRPTIGVKDDEVIKLTESIGLHPEMGGIAELYQEGKVAIIQGVGYPQPNRSHFRSMDIWHSASPTGKMKYGWIGRHFDNELLAGPVNAISGIGLSVEKPRALNAKNASIPCFASLADIQAMVGNQDVERMLREIQGKEAEAGSATRAIQMANNTALDAMAELQSRLSTFTPQQTYANDRFGNSFKQVAQIVASCPLTRVVYISAGGFDTHSNQIVNHGRLMKQFCDAILAFQREMEAVGRADKVITLVFSEFGRRSYENGSQGTDHGAAGPMMLIGSKVKGGLHGPHPSLTDLDRGDLKWSTDFRQVYATTLDNWMGSDSGTVLGEDFTKLDVLEA from the coding sequence ATGAGCGAATTCTCACGTAGAGAGCTGTTTCAGCGTGGCGGCATGATCGCTGTCGGCATGATGGCGCCACCTTGGTTGGCTGCGGTTGCAAGAACTGACCTGGTCAAGAGGTCCCTAGGCGGCAAGGCGCCTTCTGAAAACGTACTCGTCGTGTGCCAGTTTTCCGGCGGCAACGACGGGCTGAACACGATCGTGCCGTACGCCGACGCCGAGTACGCCAAGATTCGCCCGACGATCGGAGTCAAGGACGACGAGGTTATCAAGCTGACCGAGTCGATCGGACTGCACCCCGAGATGGGCGGAATCGCCGAACTGTACCAGGAGGGCAAGGTCGCGATCATCCAGGGCGTCGGGTATCCGCAGCCGAATCGATCCCACTTCCGGTCGATGGACATTTGGCACTCGGCCAGTCCGACAGGCAAGATGAAGTACGGCTGGATCGGTCGGCATTTCGATAACGAGCTCTTGGCAGGTCCCGTCAACGCGATTTCCGGGATTGGCCTTTCGGTCGAAAAGCCGAGAGCGCTGAACGCCAAGAACGCGAGCATCCCGTGCTTTGCCAGCCTCGCCGATATCCAGGCGATGGTCGGCAATCAAGACGTTGAGAGGATGCTGAGAGAGATCCAGGGGAAGGAGGCCGAGGCTGGCAGCGCGACGCGAGCCATACAGATGGCGAACAACACGGCGCTGGACGCGATGGCCGAACTGCAGAGCAGACTCTCAACTTTCACTCCTCAACAGACGTACGCCAACGACCGGTTCGGCAATTCGTTCAAGCAAGTCGCCCAGATCGTTGCCAGCTGTCCGCTGACGCGAGTCGTGTACATCAGCGCCGGCGGATTCGACACGCACAGCAATCAGATCGTGAACCACGGTCGGTTGATGAAGCAGTTCTGCGACGCCATTCTCGCGTTCCAGCGGGAGATGGAGGCCGTCGGACGGGCGGACAAAGTGATAACGCTGGTGTTCAGCGAGTTCGGCCGTCGATCGTACGAGAACGGAAGCCAAGGCACCGATCACGGCGCGGCCGGACCGATGATGCTGATCGGCAGCAAAGTCAAGGGCGGTCTGCACGGCCCGCACCCGAGCCTCACCGATCTGGATCGCGGCGACTTGAAGTGGAGCACTGACTTCAGACAGGTGTACGCGACGACGCTTGACAACTGGATGGGCAGTGACTCTGGGACGGTTCTAGGCGAGGACTTCACGAAGCTGGACGTGCTCGAAGCTTAG
- the lipB gene encoding lipoyl(octanoyl) transferase LipB: MNARCIDLGHMGYVAAWDFQKRIAQDVEQGGDDTLLFVEHDPVLTLGASHKESNLLLSADEYASLGIEVVKTDRGGDVTYHGPNQLVVYPIFNLRKHGKDLHKWMRGLEEAVIRAIDYLGVKGERSSVNTGVWVDQKKIAAIGIKVRRWVSLHGIALNCDNDLSSFDVIVPCGISTHGVTSLSEACGRKVTIDEAMPLIAKAFENVFDLSFEHVQLREVLA, from the coding sequence ATGAACGCTCGCTGCATCGACCTCGGGCACATGGGTTACGTCGCCGCGTGGGATTTCCAGAAGCGGATCGCCCAAGACGTGGAGCAAGGCGGCGATGACACGCTGCTGTTCGTCGAGCATGATCCGGTGTTGACGCTGGGAGCGAGTCACAAAGAGTCGAATCTCCTGCTTTCCGCAGACGAGTACGCGAGTCTCGGAATAGAAGTCGTCAAGACGGATCGGGGCGGAGACGTCACGTACCACGGCCCCAACCAACTGGTCGTCTATCCGATTTTCAACCTGCGCAAGCACGGCAAAGACTTGCACAAGTGGATGCGCGGCTTGGAGGAGGCGGTGATCCGGGCTATCGACTATCTGGGTGTAAAGGGCGAGAGGAGTTCTGTCAACACGGGTGTGTGGGTTGACCAAAAGAAGATAGCGGCAATCGGGATCAAGGTCCGGCGCTGGGTCAGCCTCCACGGAATCGCTTTGAACTGCGACAACGACCTGAGCAGCTTCGACGTCATCGTTCCGTGCGGAATCTCGACGCACGGCGTGACTAGCCTGAGCGAGGCGTGCGGTCGCAAGGTGACGATCGACGAAGCGATGCCGCTGATCGCCAAGGCGTTCGAGAACGTCTTCGACCTAAGCTTCGAGCACGTCCAGCTTCGTGAAGTCCTCGCCTAG
- a CDS encoding prolipoprotein diacylglyceryl transferase: MHPDLFTVFGFKVGTFGLIIAVGLMFSVWLAGRRAPRHGVKPESLYDVLIWALIPGILGARIVYVAQHWEDFSGHPDELWTFQFAGLTSFGGIGFALIGIWVWSWRAKIPLSSMFDIIGLPLLILGAIGRVACLMNGCCYGRPTDAWYGVFQGSYVYQFTPAQIFDSAMLLVGAGVLSMLERRKLVPGQSFVAAVVAYGVSRYIYEFWRAGTDDEVARGLATSAYAWSDVMTRAQVAAGVMIVGGLAAFFWFGSRRQAVVAEPSQQEE, from the coding sequence ATGCACCCTGATCTTTTCACAGTTTTCGGATTCAAGGTTGGGACGTTCGGGCTCATCATTGCGGTGGGCCTCATGTTCTCAGTCTGGCTCGCCGGTCGGCGCGCACCGAGGCACGGCGTCAAACCGGAGAGCCTGTACGACGTCCTGATATGGGCGTTGATCCCAGGAATCCTCGGCGCCCGGATCGTTTACGTCGCCCAGCACTGGGAAGACTTCTCCGGCCATCCTGACGAACTGTGGACATTTCAGTTCGCGGGATTGACAAGTTTTGGGGGCATCGGGTTCGCGCTGATCGGAATCTGGGTGTGGTCTTGGCGGGCCAAGATTCCGCTGTCGTCGATGTTCGATATCATCGGCCTGCCGCTGCTGATTCTAGGGGCGATTGGCCGTGTGGCGTGTCTGATGAACGGCTGTTGCTACGGGCGTCCGACCGACGCCTGGTACGGCGTGTTTCAGGGATCGTACGTTTATCAGTTCACGCCCGCCCAGATTTTCGACTCTGCGATGCTTCTGGTCGGAGCGGGAGTTCTGTCCATGTTGGAGCGCCGAAAGCTCGTCCCCGGCCAATCGTTCGTCGCCGCGGTCGTCGCTTACGGAGTCAGCCGGTACATTTACGAGTTTTGGCGTGCGGGTACAGACGACGAGGTAGCGCGGGGTCTGGCCACTTCCGCGTACGCGTGGAGCGACGTGATGACGAGAGCCCAGGTGGCGGCAGGGGTGATGATCGTGGGCGGCCTGGCCGCATTCTTCTGGTTCGGCAGTCGCAGGCAAGCCGTTGTCGCTGAACCGTCGCAGCAGGAGGAGTAG
- a CDS encoding dihydroorotase — MKTVFKNGRVLDPSQEMDEVCTVVVESAQISQIGGEVNETGADDVYDCQGLWLCPGLVDMHVHLREPGETYRESIKTGTQAAAAGGFTTICCMPNTTPPLDTPALVDFIFDRAASPEAGGVFVAPVGALTVGQAGEVVSDLAALKAAGIIAASDEGHPVQDSSVMKRAMEFCLQLDLPIMAHCEDLSLTLDGSMNEGAVSAMLGLKGMPRSAEEIMVMRNCLLSLNTGCPIHILRVSTWGAVEMVRQAKYLGAPVTCEICPHHFCLTEDAVGEFDPNFKTTPPLRTDVDVDILLQALHDGTIDCIASDHSPYAPYEVDVPFEEAPFGMVGLESAVGVTLTHATHKGVLSPLETVRKLSTKPAEILRLEAGTLKPGETPIAQLTVIDPNVEWTFDVQKTFSKGKNTPFHGMQMRGKPVLTYCGGEIYRDSLFDSARFSNGVARA; from the coding sequence GTGAAAACAGTCTTCAAGAACGGCCGCGTCCTCGATCCATCGCAGGAGATGGATGAGGTTTGCACCGTCGTCGTGGAGAGCGCACAGATCAGCCAGATCGGAGGCGAGGTCAATGAGACGGGCGCGGACGATGTTTACGACTGCCAAGGTCTGTGGCTGTGCCCAGGGCTCGTCGATATGCACGTACACCTGCGCGAGCCAGGAGAGACGTATCGAGAGAGCATCAAGACCGGAACGCAGGCTGCGGCAGCCGGCGGATTCACAACGATCTGCTGCATGCCGAACACTACGCCGCCTCTCGACACTCCGGCTCTCGTCGATTTCATTTTTGACCGCGCCGCGTCGCCGGAAGCGGGCGGCGTGTTCGTCGCACCTGTCGGAGCTTTGACGGTAGGGCAGGCTGGCGAGGTGGTCAGCGACTTGGCGGCCCTCAAGGCTGCTGGCATCATCGCTGCGAGCGATGAAGGACATCCGGTTCAAGATTCCAGCGTGATGAAGCGAGCGATGGAGTTCTGCCTTCAGCTGGACCTTCCGATCATGGCGCACTGCGAGGATCTCTCGCTGACTTTGGACGGCAGCATGAACGAGGGCGCTGTCAGCGCGATGCTCGGGTTGAAGGGCATGCCGAGGAGCGCGGAGGAGATCATGGTGATGCGCAACTGCCTGCTCTCTTTGAACACCGGCTGCCCTATCCACATCCTTCGCGTCAGCACGTGGGGCGCCGTCGAGATGGTCCGCCAGGCCAAGTACCTCGGCGCGCCGGTTACCTGCGAGATCTGCCCGCACCACTTCTGCCTCACCGAGGACGCCGTCGGAGAGTTCGACCCGAACTTCAAGACGACCCCGCCTCTGCGGACCGACGTTGACGTGGACATCCTGCTTCAAGCGTTGCACGACGGCACGATCGACTGCATCGCCAGCGACCATTCGCCGTACGCGCCGTACGAGGTTGACGTGCCGTTCGAGGAGGCGCCGTTCGGGATGGTCGGGCTAGAGTCCGCGGTCGGGGTGACGTTGACTCATGCGACGCACAAGGGAGTGCTTTCGCCTCTCGAGACGGTGAGGAAGTTGAGCACGAAGCCCGCAGAGATTCTGCGGCTCGAGGCGGGCACGCTGAAACCAGGCGAAACTCCGATTGCTCAGCTGACGGTCATAGATCCGAACGTTGAGTGGACATTCGACGTGCAAAAAACGTTCTCGAAAGGCAAGAATACGCCGTTCCATGGAATGCAAATGAGGGGAAAACCAGTTCTAACTTACTGTGGCGGTGAAATTTATCGCGACTCGCTTTTCGATTCAGCACGATTCTCCAATGGGGTCGCACGAGCATGA
- a CDS encoding aspartate carbamoyltransferase catalytic subunit has product MSQHLLAIRHLEATDITELLNVAAAYKEAVTSREPLKGIEPKVIGLLLFENSTRTRVSFEQAANYLGYRMVNFSGTGSSMSKGETLKDTILTLRYERLEGLVIRHRSSGGATLAAKYFGGPVVNAGDGQHEHPTQALGDALTILERKGDIQGLTVAIVGDVLHSRVARSNAWLLHKLGADVRFVGPRTLIPSHTGKLPGSVFYDLPSGLAGADVVMCLRLQKERMTDGLLSSVGEYRRLYQINRQTLRYADSEAIVLHPGPLNRGIEVDDSVADSEASCVNDQVSNGIFVKMAVLTWMYQDPQSSGNGEGGE; this is encoded by the coding sequence ATGAGTCAGCATCTGCTCGCCATCCGCCACCTGGAAGCAACCGATATCACCGAGCTGCTCAACGTCGCGGCGGCTTACAAGGAGGCGGTCACGAGCCGCGAGCCGCTGAAGGGGATCGAGCCGAAAGTCATTGGGCTCCTGCTGTTCGAGAACTCGACTCGGACGCGGGTGTCGTTCGAGCAGGCAGCGAACTACCTCGGGTACCGCATGGTCAACTTCTCGGGTACCGGCAGCTCGATGAGCAAGGGAGAAACGCTCAAGGATACGATTCTGACGCTGCGATATGAGCGACTGGAAGGTCTGGTCATTCGGCACAGGTCGTCCGGTGGTGCGACGCTCGCCGCCAAGTACTTCGGCGGTCCCGTCGTGAACGCTGGAGACGGCCAGCACGAGCACCCGACCCAAGCGCTGGGCGATGCGCTGACGATTTTGGAGCGAAAGGGCGACATCCAGGGACTGACCGTCGCGATCGTCGGCGACGTGCTGCACTCCCGCGTTGCGCGCAGCAACGCCTGGCTGTTGCACAAGCTGGGCGCCGACGTCCGGTTTGTCGGTCCTCGCACGCTCATACCGAGTCACACGGGCAAGCTGCCCGGCTCGGTGTTCTACGATCTGCCGTCGGGGCTCGCCGGAGCCGACGTGGTGATGTGCCTGCGACTGCAGAAGGAGAGAATGACGGACGGCTTGCTCAGCTCGGTCGGGGAGTATCGGCGTCTGTATCAGATCAACCGACAGACCCTGCGGTACGCCGATTCCGAAGCGATCGTTCTGCACCCAGGTCCGCTCAACAGGGGGATCGAAGTCGACGATTCGGTTGCCGATAGCGAGGCGAGCTGCGTCAACGATCAAGTTTCGAACGGAATCTTCGTAAAAATGGCGGTCTTGACCTGGATGTATCAAGATCCGCAATCGTCGGGCAACGGGGAGGGCGGAGAGTGA
- the pyrR gene encoding bifunctional pyr operon transcriptional regulator/uracil phosphoribosyltransferase PyrR — translation MSVVVLDAAAMRRTLGRMAHEILESNQGAEDLVVVGILRRGYPVAKRLAFTMTQIEGTTVPCGKLDARSSRDDDTVVDSDDSEIPFRVEGKRVILVDEVIFTGRTVRAALDALVKIGRPKSVQLAVLVDRGHRELPIQPDYAGKVVQTQNSDYIEVLLSEDDDEDRVVLRTAAEREAAAQ, via the coding sequence ATGAGCGTCGTCGTTCTGGACGCCGCCGCGATGCGCCGAACCCTCGGCCGCATGGCGCACGAGATATTGGAGTCGAATCAAGGCGCCGAAGATCTCGTCGTCGTTGGCATCTTGCGGCGCGGATACCCGGTCGCAAAGCGGCTGGCGTTCACCATGACTCAGATCGAGGGCACGACGGTGCCTTGCGGGAAGCTCGACGCGAGGTCGAGCCGCGACGATGACACGGTCGTCGACTCCGATGACAGCGAGATACCTTTTCGCGTCGAAGGGAAGCGCGTAATCCTGGTAGACGAGGTCATATTCACCGGCAGGACCGTCCGAGCGGCTCTCGACGCGCTCGTAAAGATCGGACGGCCCAAGAGCGTACAGCTGGCCGTTCTGGTCGATCGTGGGCACCGCGAGCTTCCGATCCAGCCTGACTACGCCGGCAAGGTAGTGCAGACGCAGAACAGCGACTATATCGAGGTGCTGTTGAGCGAGGACGACGACGAGGACAGGGTGGTTCTGCGGACGGCCGCAGAGCGGGAGGCTGCAGCTCAATGA
- the rnhC gene encoding ribonuclease HIII, which produces MVKPVADKRIGVDESGKGDFFGPLVIAACYVGPEHCSELEEVQDSKKLTDKKAVLLARVIKRTCPHSIVAIGPKKYNELYKKIGNLNKLLAWGHARAIEDVLEKQDCNVVISDQFANPAGLKRALMQKGRSIELISRVRAEADLAVAAASVLARAEFLHRLQRLGADFGVTLPKGAGFQVDETAARIIDERGEDALAAVAKMHFKTVDKAKALAKGL; this is translated from the coding sequence ATCGTCAAACCCGTGGCGGACAAGCGGATCGGCGTGGACGAAAGTGGTAAGGGGGATTTCTTCGGGCCGCTCGTGATCGCCGCTTGCTACGTCGGCCCCGAGCACTGCTCAGAGTTGGAAGAAGTGCAGGACAGCAAGAAGCTGACCGACAAGAAGGCGGTCTTACTCGCTCGTGTCATCAAGCGCACTTGCCCACACTCCATCGTCGCTATCGGCCCAAAAAAGTATAACGAATTGTATAAGAAGATCGGGAATCTTAACAAACTACTGGCCTGGGGACACGCGCGGGCGATCGAGGACGTGCTGGAGAAACAGGATTGCAACGTCGTCATCAGCGATCAGTTTGCGAACCCCGCCGGGCTCAAGCGGGCGTTGATGCAAAAAGGAAGGAGCATCGAGCTGATTTCGAGGGTCCGAGCTGAGGCCGACCTCGCGGTGGCTGCGGCCAGCGTGCTCGCCCGCGCCGAGTTCTTGCACAGATTGCAGCGGCTCGGCGCAGATTTTGGGGTCACGCTGCCGAAGGGCGCTGGGTTCCAGGTGGATGAGACCGCGGCAAGAATCATCGACGAAAGGGGCGAGGATGCCCTCGCAGCCGTCGCCAAGATGCACTTCAAGACGGTCGACAAGGCCAAGGCGCTGGCCAAAGGGCTTTGA
- a CDS encoding PEP-CTERM sorting domain-containing protein: protein MRKYVLMLALAMPLTAAAQFFDHFEGNELAGHWRFFSEGTQWEHNVSDSMLHVTRLFGGPPGLRQVYLFARLDPLADFEMTVLMGWDEAEFHRLQVRILRSLALPSFSSIGVVNYEARPSWETPLATAWFNGAGSNSIPAPRSGMHEFRMARTGDSMTAHFDGQLIHQGSGVVTDEARWVMFEFVSDEDLQFAPLHVDMIQLVPEPATFVILGIGAICAMLRRRR from the coding sequence ATGAGAAAGTACGTTTTGATGCTCGCGCTGGCGATGCCGCTCACTGCGGCAGCGCAGTTCTTCGATCACTTCGAAGGAAACGAGCTCGCCGGCCACTGGCGCTTCTTCAGCGAGGGTACCCAGTGGGAGCACAACGTGAGCGACAGCATGCTCCACGTTACGCGACTGTTCGGGGGGCCCCCCGGGCTCAGACAGGTGTACCTCTTTGCACGGCTGGATCCGCTGGCCGACTTCGAAATGACTGTGTTGATGGGTTGGGACGAAGCGGAGTTTCACCGGCTGCAAGTGAGGATCCTTCGAAGCTTAGCTCTCCCCAGTTTTTCTTCGATTGGTGTAGTCAATTACGAGGCGAGGCCTTCGTGGGAGACGCCGCTGGCCACGGCATGGTTCAACGGTGCCGGAAGCAACTCCATTCCTGCGCCCCGCAGCGGCATGCACGAATTCCGAATGGCGCGAACGGGCGATTCGATGACCGCGCATTTCGACGGTCAACTCATTCACCAAGGATCGGGAGTCGTGACGGACGAAGCTCGTTGGGTGATGTTCGAGTTCGTCAGTGATGAGGATCTTCAATTTGCGCCCCTGCACGTTGATATGATCCAGCTCGTTCCCGAGCCCGCGACGTTCGTCATCTTAGGGATCGGCGCAATCTGCGCGATGCTCAGAAGGAGGAGATAG